The following are encoded together in the Neofelis nebulosa isolate mNeoNeb1 chromosome 9, mNeoNeb1.pri, whole genome shotgun sequence genome:
- the RTKN gene encoding rhotekin isoform X2, with product MQDRMHILEDLNMLYIRQMALSLEDTELQRKLDHEIRMREGACKLLAACSQREQALEATKSLLVCNSRILSYMGELQRRKEAQVLGKTGRRPSDSGPPAERSPCRGRVCISDLRIPLMWKDTEYFKNKGDLHRWAVFLLLQLGEHIQDTEMILVDRTLTDISFQSNVLFTEAGPDFELRLELYGASVEEEGALAGAPKRLATKLSSSLGRSSGRRVRASLESAGGSGSSPILLPTPAVGGPRYHLLAHTMLTLAAVQDGFRTHDLTLTSHEENPAWLPLYGSVCCRLVAQPLCMTQPTASGTLRVQQAGELQDWARVHGVLKGTNLFCYRQPEDADAGEEPLFTIAINKETRVRAGELDHAAGRPFTLSISNRYGEDEVTHTLQTESRGALHSWMEALWQLFFDMSQWKQCCDEIMKIETPAPRKPPQVLAKQGSLYHEMAIEPLDDIAAVTDILAQREGTRLETPPPWLAMFTEQPALPTPCSPASVAPAPARTHPMPWGRPRTFSLDAVPPDHSPGASRSVAPLPQQPSPRSRGLFSKGPSRTWLQSPV from the exons ATGCAGGACAGAATGCACATCCTGGAGGACCTGAATATGCTCTACATTCGACAGATGGCGCTCAGCCTGGAG GACACAGAGTTGCAGAGAAAGCTAGACCATGAGATCCGGATGAGGGAAGGGGCCTGCAAGCTGCTGGCGGCCTGCTCCCAGCGAGAACAAGCTTTGGAGGCCACCAAGAGCCTGTTGGTGTGCAACAGTCGCATCCTCAGCTACATGGGTGAGCTGCAGCGGCGTAAGGAGGCGCAGGTGCTGGGCAAGACAGGCCGGAG GCCTTCTGACAGCGGGCCGCCTGCTGAGCGCTCCCCCTGCCGTGGCCGGGTCTGCATCTCTG acCTCCGGATTCCACTCATGTGGAAGGACACAGAATATTTCAAGAACAAAGGTG ACCTGCACCGCTGGGCTGTGTTCCTGCTGCTGCAGCTAGGGGAACACATTCAGGACACAGAGATGATCCTGGTGGACAGGACCCTCACAGACATCTCCTTTCAGAGCAACGTGCTCTT CACCGAGGCAGGGCCAGACTTTGAACTGCGACTGGAGCTGTATGGGGCCAGCGTGGAAGAGGAGGGGGCCCTGGCTGGAGCCCCCAAGAGGCTTGCCACCAAACTCAGCAGCTCCCTAGGCCGCTCCTCAGGGAGGCGTGTCCGGGCATCGCTGGAGAGTGCTGGGGGTTCGGGGAGCAGTCCCATTTTGCTTCCGACCCCAGCTGTGGG GGGTCCTCGTTATCACCTCCTGGCTCACACCATGCTCACCCTGGCAGCAGTGCAAGATGGGTTCCGCACACACGACCTCACCCTCACCAGCCATG AGGAGAACCCCGCCTGGCTTCCCCTTTATGGTAGCGTGTGTTgccgcctggtggctcagcctcTTTGTATGACTCAGCCTACCGCAAGTGGTACCCTCAGGGTGCAG CAAGCTGGGGAGCTGCAGGACTGGGCACGAGTGCATGGAGTCCTGAAAGGCACAAACCTCTTCTGTTACCGGCAACCTGAAGACGCAGACGCTGGGGAAGAACCGTTGTTTACTATCGCCATCAACAAG GAGACTCGAGTCCGGGCAGGGGAGCTGGACCACGCTGCGGGCCGGCCCTTCACCCTGAGCATCAGTAACCGGTATGGGGAGGACGAGGTGACACACACCCTTCAGACAGAGAGTCGAGGAGCCCTGCACAGCTGGATGGAGGCTCTGTGGCAGCTTTTCTTTGACATGA GCCAATGGAAGCAGTGCTGTGATGAAATCATGAAAATTGAAACCCCTGCTCCCCGGAAACCACCCCAAGTACTGGCCAAGCAGGGGTCCTTGTACCATGAGATGG CTATTGAGCCGCTGGATGACATCGCAGCGGTGACAGACATCCTGGCCCAGCGGGAGGGCACAAGGCTGGAGACACCCCCACCCTGGCTAGCAATGTTTACAGAACAGCCTGCCCTGCCTACCCCCTGCTCACCTGCCTCagtggccccagccccagctcggACCCACCCCATGCCCTGGGGGCGACCCCGAACATTCTCCCTGGATGCTGTCCCCCCAGACCACTCCCCTGGGGCTTCCCGCTCggttgcccctctcccccagcagcCATCCCCACGGTCCAGAGGCCTCTTCAGCAAAGGCCCGTCCCGCACTTGGCTCCAGTCACCAgtgtga
- the RTKN gene encoding rhotekin isoform X5 produces MDRAREGSDTELQRKLDHEIRMREGACKLLAACSQREQALEATKSLLVCNSRILSYMGELQRRKEAQVLGKTGRRPSDSGPPAERSPCRGRVCISDLRIPLMWKDTEYFKNKGDLHRWAVFLLLQLGEHIQDTEMILVDRTLTDISFQSNVLFTEAGPDFELRLELYGASVEEEGALAGAPKRLATKLSSSLGRSSGRRVRASLESAGGSGSSPILLPTPAVGGPRYHLLAHTMLTLAAVQDGFRTHDLTLTSHEENPAWLPLYGSVCCRLVAQPLCMTQPTASGTLRVQQAGELQDWARVHGVLKGTNLFCYRQPEDADAGEEPLFTIAINKETRVRAGELDHAAGRPFTLSISNRYGEDEVTHTLQTESRGALHSWMEALWQLFFDMSQWKQCCDEIMKIETPAPRKPPQVLAKQGSLYHEMAIEPLDDIAAVTDILAQREGTRLETPPPWLAMFTEQPALPTPCSPASVAPAPARTHPMPWGRPRTFSLDAVPPDHSPGASRSVAPLPQQPSPRSRGLFSKGPSRTWLQSPV; encoded by the exons ATGGACAGGGCTAGGGAAGGATCC GACACAGAGTTGCAGAGAAAGCTAGACCATGAGATCCGGATGAGGGAAGGGGCCTGCAAGCTGCTGGCGGCCTGCTCCCAGCGAGAACAAGCTTTGGAGGCCACCAAGAGCCTGTTGGTGTGCAACAGTCGCATCCTCAGCTACATGGGTGAGCTGCAGCGGCGTAAGGAGGCGCAGGTGCTGGGCAAGACAGGCCGGAG GCCTTCTGACAGCGGGCCGCCTGCTGAGCGCTCCCCCTGCCGTGGCCGGGTCTGCATCTCTG acCTCCGGATTCCACTCATGTGGAAGGACACAGAATATTTCAAGAACAAAGGTG ACCTGCACCGCTGGGCTGTGTTCCTGCTGCTGCAGCTAGGGGAACACATTCAGGACACAGAGATGATCCTGGTGGACAGGACCCTCACAGACATCTCCTTTCAGAGCAACGTGCTCTT CACCGAGGCAGGGCCAGACTTTGAACTGCGACTGGAGCTGTATGGGGCCAGCGTGGAAGAGGAGGGGGCCCTGGCTGGAGCCCCCAAGAGGCTTGCCACCAAACTCAGCAGCTCCCTAGGCCGCTCCTCAGGGAGGCGTGTCCGGGCATCGCTGGAGAGTGCTGGGGGTTCGGGGAGCAGTCCCATTTTGCTTCCGACCCCAGCTGTGGG GGGTCCTCGTTATCACCTCCTGGCTCACACCATGCTCACCCTGGCAGCAGTGCAAGATGGGTTCCGCACACACGACCTCACCCTCACCAGCCATG AGGAGAACCCCGCCTGGCTTCCCCTTTATGGTAGCGTGTGTTgccgcctggtggctcagcctcTTTGTATGACTCAGCCTACCGCAAGTGGTACCCTCAGGGTGCAG CAAGCTGGGGAGCTGCAGGACTGGGCACGAGTGCATGGAGTCCTGAAAGGCACAAACCTCTTCTGTTACCGGCAACCTGAAGACGCAGACGCTGGGGAAGAACCGTTGTTTACTATCGCCATCAACAAG GAGACTCGAGTCCGGGCAGGGGAGCTGGACCACGCTGCGGGCCGGCCCTTCACCCTGAGCATCAGTAACCGGTATGGGGAGGACGAGGTGACACACACCCTTCAGACAGAGAGTCGAGGAGCCCTGCACAGCTGGATGGAGGCTCTGTGGCAGCTTTTCTTTGACATGA GCCAATGGAAGCAGTGCTGTGATGAAATCATGAAAATTGAAACCCCTGCTCCCCGGAAACCACCCCAAGTACTGGCCAAGCAGGGGTCCTTGTACCATGAGATGG CTATTGAGCCGCTGGATGACATCGCAGCGGTGACAGACATCCTGGCCCAGCGGGAGGGCACAAGGCTGGAGACACCCCCACCCTGGCTAGCAATGTTTACAGAACAGCCTGCCCTGCCTACCCCCTGCTCACCTGCCTCagtggccccagccccagctcggACCCACCCCATGCCCTGGGGGCGACCCCGAACATTCTCCCTGGATGCTGTCCCCCCAGACCACTCCCCTGGGGCTTCCCGCTCggttgcccctctcccccagcagcCATCCCCACGGTCCAGAGGCCTCTTCAGCAAAGGCCCGTCCCGCACTTGGCTCCAGTCACCAgtgtga
- the RTKN gene encoding rhotekin isoform X3, with protein MQNGMGVGKQESLAEDTELQRKLDHEIRMREGACKLLAACSQREQALEATKSLLVCNSRILSYMGELQRRKEAQVLGKTGRRPSDSGPPAERSPCRGRVCISDLRIPLMWKDTEYFKNKGDLHRWAVFLLLQLGEHIQDTEMILVDRTLTDISFQSNVLFTEAGPDFELRLELYGASVEEEGALAGAPKRLATKLSSSLGRSSGRRVRASLESAGGSGSSPILLPTPAVGGPRYHLLAHTMLTLAAVQDGFRTHDLTLTSHEENPAWLPLYGSVCCRLVAQPLCMTQPTASGTLRVQQAGELQDWARVHGVLKGTNLFCYRQPEDADAGEEPLFTIAINKETRVRAGELDHAAGRPFTLSISNRYGEDEVTHTLQTESRGALHSWMEALWQLFFDMSQWKQCCDEIMKIETPAPRKPPQVLAKQGSLYHEMAIEPLDDIAAVTDILAQREGTRLETPPPWLAMFTEQPALPTPCSPASVAPAPARTHPMPWGRPRTFSLDAVPPDHSPGASRSVAPLPQQPSPRSRGLFSKGPSRTWLQSPV; from the exons ATGCAGAATGGGATGGGGGTTGGCAAGCAAGAAAGCTTAGCAGAG GACACAGAGTTGCAGAGAAAGCTAGACCATGAGATCCGGATGAGGGAAGGGGCCTGCAAGCTGCTGGCGGCCTGCTCCCAGCGAGAACAAGCTTTGGAGGCCACCAAGAGCCTGTTGGTGTGCAACAGTCGCATCCTCAGCTACATGGGTGAGCTGCAGCGGCGTAAGGAGGCGCAGGTGCTGGGCAAGACAGGCCGGAG GCCTTCTGACAGCGGGCCGCCTGCTGAGCGCTCCCCCTGCCGTGGCCGGGTCTGCATCTCTG acCTCCGGATTCCACTCATGTGGAAGGACACAGAATATTTCAAGAACAAAGGTG ACCTGCACCGCTGGGCTGTGTTCCTGCTGCTGCAGCTAGGGGAACACATTCAGGACACAGAGATGATCCTGGTGGACAGGACCCTCACAGACATCTCCTTTCAGAGCAACGTGCTCTT CACCGAGGCAGGGCCAGACTTTGAACTGCGACTGGAGCTGTATGGGGCCAGCGTGGAAGAGGAGGGGGCCCTGGCTGGAGCCCCCAAGAGGCTTGCCACCAAACTCAGCAGCTCCCTAGGCCGCTCCTCAGGGAGGCGTGTCCGGGCATCGCTGGAGAGTGCTGGGGGTTCGGGGAGCAGTCCCATTTTGCTTCCGACCCCAGCTGTGGG GGGTCCTCGTTATCACCTCCTGGCTCACACCATGCTCACCCTGGCAGCAGTGCAAGATGGGTTCCGCACACACGACCTCACCCTCACCAGCCATG AGGAGAACCCCGCCTGGCTTCCCCTTTATGGTAGCGTGTGTTgccgcctggtggctcagcctcTTTGTATGACTCAGCCTACCGCAAGTGGTACCCTCAGGGTGCAG CAAGCTGGGGAGCTGCAGGACTGGGCACGAGTGCATGGAGTCCTGAAAGGCACAAACCTCTTCTGTTACCGGCAACCTGAAGACGCAGACGCTGGGGAAGAACCGTTGTTTACTATCGCCATCAACAAG GAGACTCGAGTCCGGGCAGGGGAGCTGGACCACGCTGCGGGCCGGCCCTTCACCCTGAGCATCAGTAACCGGTATGGGGAGGACGAGGTGACACACACCCTTCAGACAGAGAGTCGAGGAGCCCTGCACAGCTGGATGGAGGCTCTGTGGCAGCTTTTCTTTGACATGA GCCAATGGAAGCAGTGCTGTGATGAAATCATGAAAATTGAAACCCCTGCTCCCCGGAAACCACCCCAAGTACTGGCCAAGCAGGGGTCCTTGTACCATGAGATGG CTATTGAGCCGCTGGATGACATCGCAGCGGTGACAGACATCCTGGCCCAGCGGGAGGGCACAAGGCTGGAGACACCCCCACCCTGGCTAGCAATGTTTACAGAACAGCCTGCCCTGCCTACCCCCTGCTCACCTGCCTCagtggccccagccccagctcggACCCACCCCATGCCCTGGGGGCGACCCCGAACATTCTCCCTGGATGCTGTCCCCCCAGACCACTCCCCTGGGGCTTCCCGCTCggttgcccctctcccccagcagcCATCCCCACGGTCCAGAGGCCTCTTCAGCAAAGGCCCGTCCCGCACTTGGCTCCAGTCACCAgtgtga
- the RTKN gene encoding rhotekin isoform X7, with translation MFSRNHRSRVTVARGSALEMEFKRGRFRLSLFSDPPEDTELQRKLDHEIRMREGACKLLAACSQREQALEATKSLLVCNSRILSYMGELQRRKEAQVLGKTGRRPSDSGPPAERSPCRGRVCISDLRIPLMWKDTEYFKNKGDLHRWAVFLLLQLGEHIQDTEMILVDRTLTDISFQSNVLFTEAGPDFELRLELYGASVEEEGALAGAPKRLATKLSSSLGRSSGRRVRASLESAGGSGSSPILLPTPAVGGPRYHLLAHTMLTLAAVQDGFRTHDLTLTSHEENPAWLPLYGSVCCRLVAQPLCMTQPTASGTLRVQQAGELQDWARVHGVLKGTNLFCYRQPEDADAGEEPLFTIAINKETRVRAGELDHAAGRPFTLSISNRYGEDEVTHTLQTESRGALHSWMEALWQLFFDMSQWKQCCDEIMKIETPAPRKPPQVLAKQGSLYHEMVVSEPVAPGGPGEGLLLQDNTVSAEIRALLSSYYSDR, from the exons GACACAGAGTTGCAGAGAAAGCTAGACCATGAGATCCGGATGAGGGAAGGGGCCTGCAAGCTGCTGGCGGCCTGCTCCCAGCGAGAACAAGCTTTGGAGGCCACCAAGAGCCTGTTGGTGTGCAACAGTCGCATCCTCAGCTACATGGGTGAGCTGCAGCGGCGTAAGGAGGCGCAGGTGCTGGGCAAGACAGGCCGGAG GCCTTCTGACAGCGGGCCGCCTGCTGAGCGCTCCCCCTGCCGTGGCCGGGTCTGCATCTCTG acCTCCGGATTCCACTCATGTGGAAGGACACAGAATATTTCAAGAACAAAGGTG ACCTGCACCGCTGGGCTGTGTTCCTGCTGCTGCAGCTAGGGGAACACATTCAGGACACAGAGATGATCCTGGTGGACAGGACCCTCACAGACATCTCCTTTCAGAGCAACGTGCTCTT CACCGAGGCAGGGCCAGACTTTGAACTGCGACTGGAGCTGTATGGGGCCAGCGTGGAAGAGGAGGGGGCCCTGGCTGGAGCCCCCAAGAGGCTTGCCACCAAACTCAGCAGCTCCCTAGGCCGCTCCTCAGGGAGGCGTGTCCGGGCATCGCTGGAGAGTGCTGGGGGTTCGGGGAGCAGTCCCATTTTGCTTCCGACCCCAGCTGTGGG GGGTCCTCGTTATCACCTCCTGGCTCACACCATGCTCACCCTGGCAGCAGTGCAAGATGGGTTCCGCACACACGACCTCACCCTCACCAGCCATG AGGAGAACCCCGCCTGGCTTCCCCTTTATGGTAGCGTGTGTTgccgcctggtggctcagcctcTTTGTATGACTCAGCCTACCGCAAGTGGTACCCTCAGGGTGCAG CAAGCTGGGGAGCTGCAGGACTGGGCACGAGTGCATGGAGTCCTGAAAGGCACAAACCTCTTCTGTTACCGGCAACCTGAAGACGCAGACGCTGGGGAAGAACCGTTGTTTACTATCGCCATCAACAAG GAGACTCGAGTCCGGGCAGGGGAGCTGGACCACGCTGCGGGCCGGCCCTTCACCCTGAGCATCAGTAACCGGTATGGGGAGGACGAGGTGACACACACCCTTCAGACAGAGAGTCGAGGAGCCCTGCACAGCTGGATGGAGGCTCTGTGGCAGCTTTTCTTTGACATGA GCCAATGGAAGCAGTGCTGTGATGAAATCATGAAAATTGAAACCCCTGCTCCCCGGAAACCACCCCAAGTACTGGCCAAGCAGGGGTCCTTGTACCATGAGATGG TTGTATCAGAGCCAGTGGCTCCAGGGGGCCCAGGTGAGGGGCTTCTCCTGCAGGATAACACAGTCTCAGCTGAGATCCGGGCTTTGCTTTCCTCCTATTACAGTGACAGGTGA
- the RTKN gene encoding rhotekin isoform X4, translating into MFSRNHRSRVTVARGSALEMEFKRGRFRLSLFSDPPEDTELQRKLDHEIRMREGACKLLAACSQREQALEATKSLLVCNSRILSYMGELQRRKEAQVLGKTGRRPSDSGPPAERSPCRGRVCISDLRIPLMWKDTEYFKNKGDLHRWAVFLLLQLGEHIQDTEMILVDRTLTDISFQSNVLFTEAGPDFELRLELYGASVEEEGALAGAPKRLATKLSSSLGRSSGRRVRASLESAGGSGSSPILLPTPAVGGPRYHLLAHTMLTLAAVQDGFRTHDLTLTSHEENPAWLPLYGSVCCRLVAQPLCMTQPTASGTLRVQQAGELQDWARVHGVLKGTNLFCYRQPEDADAGEEPLFTIAINKETRVRAGELDHAAGRPFTLSISNRYGEDEVTHTLQTESRGALHSWMEALWQLFFDMSQWKQCCDEIMKIETPAPRKPPQVLAKQGSLYHEMAIPTVQRPLQQRPVPHLAPVTSVREKGAGNRIWPEEEKTHVQSGSGCGAVSRRLASLASPSSAGLGVGWGGGAEAPLKLWLPRC; encoded by the exons GACACAGAGTTGCAGAGAAAGCTAGACCATGAGATCCGGATGAGGGAAGGGGCCTGCAAGCTGCTGGCGGCCTGCTCCCAGCGAGAACAAGCTTTGGAGGCCACCAAGAGCCTGTTGGTGTGCAACAGTCGCATCCTCAGCTACATGGGTGAGCTGCAGCGGCGTAAGGAGGCGCAGGTGCTGGGCAAGACAGGCCGGAG GCCTTCTGACAGCGGGCCGCCTGCTGAGCGCTCCCCCTGCCGTGGCCGGGTCTGCATCTCTG acCTCCGGATTCCACTCATGTGGAAGGACACAGAATATTTCAAGAACAAAGGTG ACCTGCACCGCTGGGCTGTGTTCCTGCTGCTGCAGCTAGGGGAACACATTCAGGACACAGAGATGATCCTGGTGGACAGGACCCTCACAGACATCTCCTTTCAGAGCAACGTGCTCTT CACCGAGGCAGGGCCAGACTTTGAACTGCGACTGGAGCTGTATGGGGCCAGCGTGGAAGAGGAGGGGGCCCTGGCTGGAGCCCCCAAGAGGCTTGCCACCAAACTCAGCAGCTCCCTAGGCCGCTCCTCAGGGAGGCGTGTCCGGGCATCGCTGGAGAGTGCTGGGGGTTCGGGGAGCAGTCCCATTTTGCTTCCGACCCCAGCTGTGGG GGGTCCTCGTTATCACCTCCTGGCTCACACCATGCTCACCCTGGCAGCAGTGCAAGATGGGTTCCGCACACACGACCTCACCCTCACCAGCCATG AGGAGAACCCCGCCTGGCTTCCCCTTTATGGTAGCGTGTGTTgccgcctggtggctcagcctcTTTGTATGACTCAGCCTACCGCAAGTGGTACCCTCAGGGTGCAG CAAGCTGGGGAGCTGCAGGACTGGGCACGAGTGCATGGAGTCCTGAAAGGCACAAACCTCTTCTGTTACCGGCAACCTGAAGACGCAGACGCTGGGGAAGAACCGTTGTTTACTATCGCCATCAACAAG GAGACTCGAGTCCGGGCAGGGGAGCTGGACCACGCTGCGGGCCGGCCCTTCACCCTGAGCATCAGTAACCGGTATGGGGAGGACGAGGTGACACACACCCTTCAGACAGAGAGTCGAGGAGCCCTGCACAGCTGGATGGAGGCTCTGTGGCAGCTTTTCTTTGACATGA GCCAATGGAAGCAGTGCTGTGATGAAATCATGAAAATTGAAACCCCTGCTCCCCGGAAACCACCCCAAGTACTGGCCAAGCAGGGGTCCTTGTACCATGAGATGG cCATCCCCACGGTCCAGAGGCCTCTTCAGCAAAGGCCCGTCCCGCACTTGGCTCCAGTCACCAgtgtgagagagaaaggtgctggcAACAGGATCTggccagaggaagagaagaccCATGTGCAGTCGGGCTCTGGATGCGGTGCTGTCAGTAGAAGGTTGGCCAGCTTGGCCTCACCTTCCTCTGCTGGACTTGGGgtaggctggggaggaggagcagaagccCCTCTTAAGCTGTGGTTGCCAAGGTGTTGA
- the RTKN gene encoding rhotekin isoform X1, which produces MFSRNHRSRVTVARGSALEMEFKRGRFRLSLFSDPPEDTELQRKLDHEIRMREGACKLLAACSQREQALEATKSLLVCNSRILSYMGELQRRKEAQVLGKTGRRPSDSGPPAERSPCRGRVCISDLRIPLMWKDTEYFKNKGDLHRWAVFLLLQLGEHIQDTEMILVDRTLTDISFQSNVLFTEAGPDFELRLELYGASVEEEGALAGAPKRLATKLSSSLGRSSGRRVRASLESAGGSGSSPILLPTPAVGGPRYHLLAHTMLTLAAVQDGFRTHDLTLTSHEENPAWLPLYGSVCCRLVAQPLCMTQPTASGTLRVQQAGELQDWARVHGVLKGTNLFCYRQPEDADAGEEPLFTIAINKETRVRAGELDHAAGRPFTLSISNRYGEDEVTHTLQTESRGALHSWMEALWQLFFDMSQWKQCCDEIMKIETPAPRKPPQVLAKQGSLYHEMAIEPLDDIAAVTDILAQREGTRLETPPPWLAMFTEQPALPTPCSPASVAPAPARTHPMPWGRPRTFSLDAVPPDHSPGASRSVAPLPQQPSPRSRGLFSKGPSRTWLQSPV; this is translated from the exons GACACAGAGTTGCAGAGAAAGCTAGACCATGAGATCCGGATGAGGGAAGGGGCCTGCAAGCTGCTGGCGGCCTGCTCCCAGCGAGAACAAGCTTTGGAGGCCACCAAGAGCCTGTTGGTGTGCAACAGTCGCATCCTCAGCTACATGGGTGAGCTGCAGCGGCGTAAGGAGGCGCAGGTGCTGGGCAAGACAGGCCGGAG GCCTTCTGACAGCGGGCCGCCTGCTGAGCGCTCCCCCTGCCGTGGCCGGGTCTGCATCTCTG acCTCCGGATTCCACTCATGTGGAAGGACACAGAATATTTCAAGAACAAAGGTG ACCTGCACCGCTGGGCTGTGTTCCTGCTGCTGCAGCTAGGGGAACACATTCAGGACACAGAGATGATCCTGGTGGACAGGACCCTCACAGACATCTCCTTTCAGAGCAACGTGCTCTT CACCGAGGCAGGGCCAGACTTTGAACTGCGACTGGAGCTGTATGGGGCCAGCGTGGAAGAGGAGGGGGCCCTGGCTGGAGCCCCCAAGAGGCTTGCCACCAAACTCAGCAGCTCCCTAGGCCGCTCCTCAGGGAGGCGTGTCCGGGCATCGCTGGAGAGTGCTGGGGGTTCGGGGAGCAGTCCCATTTTGCTTCCGACCCCAGCTGTGGG GGGTCCTCGTTATCACCTCCTGGCTCACACCATGCTCACCCTGGCAGCAGTGCAAGATGGGTTCCGCACACACGACCTCACCCTCACCAGCCATG AGGAGAACCCCGCCTGGCTTCCCCTTTATGGTAGCGTGTGTTgccgcctggtggctcagcctcTTTGTATGACTCAGCCTACCGCAAGTGGTACCCTCAGGGTGCAG CAAGCTGGGGAGCTGCAGGACTGGGCACGAGTGCATGGAGTCCTGAAAGGCACAAACCTCTTCTGTTACCGGCAACCTGAAGACGCAGACGCTGGGGAAGAACCGTTGTTTACTATCGCCATCAACAAG GAGACTCGAGTCCGGGCAGGGGAGCTGGACCACGCTGCGGGCCGGCCCTTCACCCTGAGCATCAGTAACCGGTATGGGGAGGACGAGGTGACACACACCCTTCAGACAGAGAGTCGAGGAGCCCTGCACAGCTGGATGGAGGCTCTGTGGCAGCTTTTCTTTGACATGA GCCAATGGAAGCAGTGCTGTGATGAAATCATGAAAATTGAAACCCCTGCTCCCCGGAAACCACCCCAAGTACTGGCCAAGCAGGGGTCCTTGTACCATGAGATGG CTATTGAGCCGCTGGATGACATCGCAGCGGTGACAGACATCCTGGCCCAGCGGGAGGGCACAAGGCTGGAGACACCCCCACCCTGGCTAGCAATGTTTACAGAACAGCCTGCCCTGCCTACCCCCTGCTCACCTGCCTCagtggccccagccccagctcggACCCACCCCATGCCCTGGGGGCGACCCCGAACATTCTCCCTGGATGCTGTCCCCCCAGACCACTCCCCTGGGGCTTCCCGCTCggttgcccctctcccccagcagcCATCCCCACGGTCCAGAGGCCTCTTCAGCAAAGGCCCGTCCCGCACTTGGCTCCAGTCACCAgtgtga